A segment of the Capnocytophaga sp. ARDL2 genome:
CAATTTTTACCCTAAAAAAATAGGGGTGAAAATGTTTTTAAATGATATTTTTTATAAATTTGCCCTGTAAAAAAAATCAATATGGCAATTTTTAGATTCGAAGCGTTAAAATCTGCGGCAAACAGAAAACCTGTGGCGGTAGAAGAAATAGGAAGAAAATCAGAATTATTTGGAGCAAATGTGTTTAATGACAAAGCAATGCGTCAGCATTTGACTTCAGAAGCTTACAAAGCGGTGAGAGCTGCTATTGAACACGGTGTGAAAATAGACCGTAAAATGGCAGAATATGTAGCCTTGGGAATGAAAGAATGGGCAATGTCTAAAGGTGCTACTCATTATACACACTGGTTTCAGCCATTGACAGGTACAACTGCCGAAAAACACGATGCGTTTTTTGAAACATCAATGGACGGAAGCGACCCTGTAGAAAAATTCAGCGGTTCTACTTTGGTACAGCAAGAATCGGATGCATCTTCATTTCCAAACGGAGGTATTCGTAACACTTTCGAAGCTCGTGGATACACCGCCTGGGATCCTACTTCACCAGCATTTGTGTACGGAACAACTTTGTGTATTCCTACGGTTTTCGTTTCTTATACAGGAGAAGCCTTGGACAACAAAGCTCCTTTGTTAAGAGCCTTATCAACCATAGATGTTGCGGCTACTGAGGTGGCAAAATACTTCGATAAAAATATAAAAAAAGTAACGCCAACTTTGGGGTGGGAACAAGAATATTTCTTGATTGATATTGATTTAGCGGCGTCTCGTCCAGATATTTTACAAACAGGTAGAACTTTATTAGGACATACATCAGCAAAAGGTCAGCAATTGGAAGACCATTATTTTGGTTCAATTCCAACTCGCGTATTGAACTATATGAGAGATTTGGAAAATGAATGTATTTTGTTGGGTATTCCTGCAAAAACGCGTCATAACGAGGTAGCTCCTAACCAATTTGAGTTAGCACCTATTTTTGAAGAAACCAATTTGGCAGTAGATCACAACTCTTTGTTGATGGATGTGATGCAAAAAGTTGCCGAAAGACATAATTTCAAAGTGCTTTTCCACGAAAAACCATTCAAAGGAGTAAACGGTTCTGGAAAACACAACAACTGGTCGTTGGCCACCGATACAGGAGTAAACCTGCTTTCACCAGGAAAAACGCCAATGAGCAACTTGCAATTCTTGACTTTCTTTGTCAATACAATCAAAGCGGTAGCAGATTATGAAGAATTGTTAAGAGCGTCAATTGCATCAGCTTCAAACGACTATCGATTGGGAGCAAACGAAGCACCACCAGCTATTATTTCGGTGTTTATCGGAGAGCAATTGATTAAAGTTTTGGAAGAATTAGAAGGAGTTTCAACAGGGAAATTATCTCCAGAAGAAAAAACAGATTTAAAATTGAATGTAGTAGGAAAAATTCCAGATGTAATGTTGGATAATACCGACAGAAATCGTACTTCTCCTTTTGCATTTACAGGAAATAAATTTGAATTTCGTGCAGTAGGTTCTACGGCAAATTGTGCCAATTCTATGACTACATTGAATGCAATTGTTGCAAAACAATTAATGGATTTCAAACAAGAAGTCGATGCTTTGATTGCTAAAGAAAACCTGAAAAAAGACGAAGCAATTTTCAATGTGTTGAGAGAATACATCAAACAAGTAAAACACATTTTGTTTGAAGGAGACGGATACAGCAAAGAATGGGAAATCGAAGCAGAAAAACGCGGATTATCTAACCATAAAAACACGCCAGATGCGTTGAAAGCCAAGGTTTCTCAAAAGTCATTAGACCTTTTCGAAGCAGTAAATGTGATGAGCAACAAAGAGGTAGAAGCAAGATACGAAATCGAATTGGAAGAATATGTAAAAAAGGTACAAATCGAAAGTAGAGTATTGGGAGACATCATCCGTAATCACATCATTCCTACCGCATTTAGATACCAAAATGTACTGATTGAAAACATCAAAGGATTGAAAGAAATTTTCGGAAAAGATTACGAGCAATATGCAGATGAACAAATCAAAATCTTGAAGAAAATTTCAGAACACATCAATCAGTTGAATGCAAAAATGCACGCAATGATGGATGCTAGAAAAGAAGCAAACGCTTTGACCAATATCGAACAAAAAGCACACGATTATTGCAACAAAGTAAAACCATTCTTTGATGACATTCGTTATCACGCAGACAAATTAGAATTGATGGTGGACAACGAATTGTGGACATTGACAAAATACCGTGAATTGTTGTTTACAAGATAATAAAACGAAAAGCTGTTGGATTTTTTCTGACAGCTTTTTTCAATTGTAAAAAGAATTTGTTTTACTTGAAAATCAAGTGTTATTACTGATTAAATATTTTGAAAAAAATCATTAAAAATCGTATATTTGCAAACTATTTTTTCGTAATTTAGTCGGAGAAATTTAAAATATTAATAAATCTACTACCTTTTTTAGGGTAAAATAATAAATTTATACATGAAATTAATTGTACTATTTGGAAAACCAGGAGCAGGAAAAGGAACACAAGCAGCGTTTTTAAAAGATAAATACAATTTATGTCACATTTCAACAGGTGATATTTTCCGTTTCAATATCAAAAACGAAACAGAATTGGGGAAAAAAGCTCAAGAATACATCAATCAAGGACAATTGGTGCCCGATTCATTGACGATTAATATGTTGAAATCCGAAGTTGAAAAAAATATGGACAAAGCTGGATTTTTGTTTGATGGATTTCCACGTACAATTGCTCAAGCAGAGGCGTTGGATGAATTTTTATCTTCAATCAATCTTGAGGTAACTGGTACCGTAGGTTTGGAAGCAGAAGACGATGTATTGGTAGCTCGTATTTTGGAAAGAGGTAAAACTTCTGGAAGAGCAGACGACCAAGATGAAGCAAAAATTCGAACACGTTATGTAGAATACAACGAAAAAACAGCACCGTTGATTGATTTTTACAAAGCACAAAACAAATACCATGCTGTAAACGGAATTGGTTCTATCGAAGAAATTACTGAAAGATTGAGTAAAGTAATTGATAATTTATAATCAGAAAAACAAAAACAATTCAAAATCTTATCTTCCTTTTTCAAAAAGAGATAAGATTTTGTTTTTTAAAATAAAATATCATGACAGAAGGAAATTTTGTTGATTATGTAAAAATATATGTTGCCTCTGGAAAAGGAGGAAAAGGTTCATCTCACTTACACCGAGAAAAATTCATCGAAAAAGGAGGACCAGACGGTGGAGACGGTGGTCGTGGTGGACACATCATCATCAGAGGTAATCAAAGTTTGTGGACTTTGCATCATTTGCGTTTCGAACGACACATCAAAGCCGGACATGGTGGCGACGGTGGTAGCTCGAGAAGCACAGGTGCAGACGGAGTGGACAGATACATCGATGTACCACTGGGTACCGTGATAAAAGACAAAGAAACAGGAGAATTTATCTTTGAAATCACCGAAGATGGTGAAGAAAAAATTCTTGCCAAAGGTGGAAAAGGTGGTTTGGGTAACTGGCATTTTCGCTCATCGACCAATCAAACGCCACGATATGCTCAGCCAGGATTACCAGGGGAAGAGTTGGATATCATCATGGAGTTGAAAGTATTGGCAGACGTTGGGTTGGTAGGATTTCCAAACGCAGGAAAATCGACCTTGCTTTCTGTGATGACTTCGGCAAAACCAAAAATCGGAGATTATCCGTTTACGACTTTAAAACCCAATTTGGGAATTGTAGAATATCGTGATTTCAAATCATTTGTAATTGCAGATATACCAGGGATTATCGAAGGAGCTGCCGAAGGAAAAGGACTCGGACATTATTTCCTGAGACATATTGAAAGAAATTCAACTTTGTTGTTTTTGATTCCAGCCGATACAGCCGACATTAAAAAAGAATACGAAATCTTGTTGGACGAATTGAGGAGATATAATCCCGAATTGTTGGACAAAGACCGATTGATTGCCATTTCAAAATGTGATATGCTCGACGACGAATTGAAAGCCGAGTTAAAAGAACAATTAGATAAAGAATTTGGCGATATGCCGTATTTGTTTATTTCTTCAGTAGCTCAACAAGGATTAATAGAATTGAAAGACACACTTTGGAAAATGATTAACAAATGATAAGATGTCAAAAAAACTGCTTCTAATCACTGAGGCAGTTTTTTTTTATTTTAATATATTTTATTTCAACGGCATGGTCAATTTTTCAACTACCAAAAATGGAAAATATTGTTCCATAGTGTTACAAATGGGAATTTCTTCTTCTGTTGGCAATCTGAAATGTAAAAAGTGAGTTTCGTGAAAATCTTCTGTAATTGGAGAATTTATCAAAGCAAAAACATTACCTGTTTGATTTTCTGGAATATTTTCCTCGGGATAATTCAATTGTACCAATACCTGATTTCCACAATGATTTGAGTTTAAATGAGTAAAATAAACTGCATTGTTTGGAAAGGGGTCGTTTGGTTCATCACACGAAAACATTGATGAAAATACAAAAAGTATAAAAAATAATTAGGTTTTCATAATTGTATTTTTCTTCAAAGTTAATCAAAAATATAGGTTAAATATATTTTCTACATCATAAAAAGTTTTATTTTTGTGGAAATAAATAAAAGTTAGAATTATGTATCCACAAGAAATTGTTATTCCTATGCAAGAAGAATTGACTTCTGCAGGATTT
Coding sequences within it:
- a CDS encoding adenylate kinase: MKLIVLFGKPGAGKGTQAAFLKDKYNLCHISTGDIFRFNIKNETELGKKAQEYINQGQLVPDSLTINMLKSEVEKNMDKAGFLFDGFPRTIAQAEALDEFLSSINLEVTGTVGLEAEDDVLVARILERGKTSGRADDQDEAKIRTRYVEYNEKTAPLIDFYKAQNKYHAVNGIGSIEEITERLSKVIDNL
- a CDS encoding glutamine synthetase III; this translates as MAIFRFEALKSAANRKPVAVEEIGRKSELFGANVFNDKAMRQHLTSEAYKAVRAAIEHGVKIDRKMAEYVALGMKEWAMSKGATHYTHWFQPLTGTTAEKHDAFFETSMDGSDPVEKFSGSTLVQQESDASSFPNGGIRNTFEARGYTAWDPTSPAFVYGTTLCIPTVFVSYTGEALDNKAPLLRALSTIDVAATEVAKYFDKNIKKVTPTLGWEQEYFLIDIDLAASRPDILQTGRTLLGHTSAKGQQLEDHYFGSIPTRVLNYMRDLENECILLGIPAKTRHNEVAPNQFELAPIFEETNLAVDHNSLLMDVMQKVAERHNFKVLFHEKPFKGVNGSGKHNNWSLATDTGVNLLSPGKTPMSNLQFLTFFVNTIKAVADYEELLRASIASASNDYRLGANEAPPAIISVFIGEQLIKVLEELEGVSTGKLSPEEKTDLKLNVVGKIPDVMLDNTDRNRTSPFAFTGNKFEFRAVGSTANCANSMTTLNAIVAKQLMDFKQEVDALIAKENLKKDEAIFNVLREYIKQVKHILFEGDGYSKEWEIEAEKRGLSNHKNTPDALKAKVSQKSLDLFEAVNVMSNKEVEARYEIELEEYVKKVQIESRVLGDIIRNHIIPTAFRYQNVLIENIKGLKEIFGKDYEQYADEQIKILKKISEHINQLNAKMHAMMDARKEANALTNIEQKAHDYCNKVKPFFDDIRYHADKLELMVDNELWTLTKYRELLFTR
- the obgE gene encoding GTPase ObgE; its protein translation is MTEGNFVDYVKIYVASGKGGKGSSHLHREKFIEKGGPDGGDGGRGGHIIIRGNQSLWTLHHLRFERHIKAGHGGDGGSSRSTGADGVDRYIDVPLGTVIKDKETGEFIFEITEDGEEKILAKGGKGGLGNWHFRSSTNQTPRYAQPGLPGEELDIIMELKVLADVGLVGFPNAGKSTLLSVMTSAKPKIGDYPFTTLKPNLGIVEYRDFKSFVIADIPGIIEGAAEGKGLGHYFLRHIERNSTLLFLIPADTADIKKEYEILLDELRRYNPELLDKDRLIAISKCDMLDDELKAELKEQLDKEFGDMPYLFISSVAQQGLIELKDTLWKMINK